A section of the Sebastes fasciatus isolate fSebFas1 chromosome 5, fSebFas1.pri, whole genome shotgun sequence genome encodes:
- the mysm1 gene encoding histone H2A deubiquitinase MYSM1, whose translation MEDEVDVDIEGDEFDSSISELDGGGLVQEQFIQSAWKSSAGILPWELDSSISPENREVIERMLLEEQYYLTGEGIPNHIWESDAHNEPKVKKSPAKTSASGASSHWSKQEKDLFEEGLAQFGRRWTKIAKLVGSRSILQVKSYARQYFKHKAKSDPRAAAPSAGPALHLQPPQPTSSHASTLTNTVRIEKLSDEEDEEVDITDDLSDDGDDDNKPQAVVKTEPEQQLVSTEVQEDTEEQKEAGLTETEDRPSLTSLSPQSPQPSSSLPYSEMTGFTGLDEKGSERASLPQTNSEQMTDENEGQSSQCESSAQTGQLEEACSDGTDSADKTEQSPAEKEDQEEDEEEEDEEVEELKAPEHEVEMDMETIAEDEKQAIPEFFEGRPSKTPERYLKIRNYILDQWLRSKPKYLNKTSVRPGLKNCGDVNCIGRIHTYLELIGAINFNCEQAVYNRPKVVDRSKHKVGRDVLEAYQLAQRLQSMRTRKRRVRDTWGNWCDSKDLEGQTFEHLSAEELALRREEMKKQPKPCKISRFRGSIDPFQLIPCRYFGEDVQEPFQVIVCAETLLIMDMHAHVSRGEVIGLLGGTFNEEERVLKISAAEPCNSVSTGLQCEMDPLSQTQACDVLSSLGFSVVGWYHSHPTFHPNPSVRDINTQDQFQSYFSRGGAPFIGMIVSPYDPANPSPHSQTTCLLVKESQEALGPQKLPYRFDFLSSQDIPDWEQTLRRAQWIIHKYCQTPWSVQMDRYFQKDSHLTCLEKMLSSLARYLEPLPDEEGDPFLTQIQALFQSDFIAKQDSSDQEEEESLNISHRPVDSDDFAFDQLMGEERPREGGRGSDPDSGRTSDGRVQTTDTTSETDSSTVLHLGSVLSTEHDYLL comes from the exons ATGGAGGACGAGGTGGATGTTGATATCGAGGGAGATGAGTTTGACAGCAGTATTAG TGAGCTGGATGGAGGAGGTTTAGTTCAGGAGCAGTTCATTCAGTCTGCCTGGAAGAGCAGCGCAGGAATACTG CCCTGGGAGCTGGACAGCTCCATCAGCCCGGAGAACAGGGAGGTGATAGAGAGGATGCTGCTGGAGGAACA ATACTATCTGACAGGTGAAGGGATTCCTAACCATATTTGGGAAAGTGATGCTCACAACGAGCCCAAAGTGAAGAA GTCTCCAGCCAAGACGTCGGCCTCAGGCGCTTCTTCTCATTGGTCCAAACAGGAGAAAGACCTGTTTGAGGAAGGACTG gCTCAGTTTGGTCGAAGGTGGACTAAGATTGCAAAGTTGGTTGGAAGCCGTTCCATTCTTCAGGTCAAGAGTTATGCCAGACAGTATTTTAAACACAAG GCTAAATCAGATCCCAGAGCTGCAGCTCCCTCTGCTGGTCCTGCGCTGCACCTACAACCTCCTCAACCCACCTCCAGTCATGCATCCACCCTGACAAACACAGTCCGCATAGAGAAGCTCTCTGatgaagaggacgaggaggtgGACATCACTGACGACCTGAGCGATGACGGAGACGATGACAACAAACCGCAGGCTGTTGTCAAAACTGAGCCAGAGCAGCAGCTAGTGAGCACCGAGGTCCAGGAAGACACCGAGGAACAGAAAGAGGCGGGTCTGACTGAGACAGAGGACCGACCGAGCCTCACCTCACTGTCTCCACAAAGTCCTCAACCCTCGTCTTCCCTCCCTTACTCAGAGATGACTGGTTTTACTGGGCTGGATGAGAAAGGCagtgaacgagcatcactcccTCAGACAAACTCGGAGCAAATGACTGATGAGAACGAAGGCCAGAGCTCCCAGTGTGAGAGCTCAGCGCAGACTGGTCAACTGGAAGAGGCCTGTAGCGATGGCACAG ATTCTGCTGATAAGACTGAGCAGAGTCCAGCTGAAAAGGAAGaccaggaggaggatgaggaagaggaggatgaggaagtgGAGGAGCTTAAGGCACCTGAGCATGAAGTAGAGATGGACATGGAGACCATCGCTGAGGATGAGAAACAAGCTATCCCAGAGTTCTTTGAGGGACGACCATCAAAGACCCCTGAAAGATACCTTAAGATCCGAAACTACATCCTGGATCAATG GTTGAGGAGTAAACCCAAGTACCTGAACAAGACGTCAGTCCGTCCTGGACTGAAGAACTGCGGAGATGTCAACTGCATCGGGAGGATACACACCTACCTGGAGCTCATTGGAGCCATCAACTTCAACTGCG AGCAAGCGGTCTATAATCGGCCAAAGGTGGTGGACCGCTCCAAGCATAAGGTGGGCAGAGATGTGCTTGAGGCCTACCAGCTCGCCCAGAGACTGCAGAGCATG CGGACCAGGAAGCGCCGTGTTCGGGACACATGGGGAAACTGGTGTGACTCTAAAGATTTGGAGGGACAGACGTTTGAG CATCTCAGTGCAGAGGAGCTCGCTCTGCGGAGAGAAGAGATGAAGAAGCAGCCGAAACCCTGCAAGATCTCCAGATTCAGAGG GTCTATTGATCCCTTCCAGTTGATCCCCTGCAGGTATTTTGGAGAGGATGTGCAG GAACCGTTCCAGGTCATTGTGTGTGCAGAGACTCTTCTCATAATGGACatg CATGCCCACGTGTCGCGGGGGGAAGTCATCGGCCTGCTGGGTGGAACCTTCAATGAAGAAGAGAGAGTATTAAAG ATCTCTGCAGCAGAGCCGTGCAACAGTGTGAGTACCGGTCTGCAGTGTGAGATGGACCCGCTGTCTCAGACGCAGGCCTGTGACGTGCTGTCGTCTCTGGGCTTCAGCGTGGTGGGCTGGTACCACTCGCATCCCACCTTCCACCCCAACCCGTCAGTACGGGACATCAACACGCAGGACCAGTTCCAG agttatttctcacGTGGCGGAGCGCCCTTCATCGGGATGATAGTGAGCCCGTATGACCCGGCCAACCCTTCGCCGCACTCCCAAACTACCTGTCTGCTGGTGAAAGAGAGCCAGGAGGCTTTGGGCCCACAGA AGCTGCCCTACAGATTCGACTTCCTGTCATCACAAGACATTCCAGACTGGGAGCAGACGTTGAGGAGAGCTCAGTGGATCATCCACAAATACTGTCAAACACCCTG GAGTGTGCAGATGGACAGATATTTCCAGAAAGACTCCCATCTCACCTGTCTGGAGAAG ATGCTGTCGTCTCTGGCCAGGTACCTGGAGCCCCTGCCAGATGAGGAGGGAGACCCCTTCCTCACCCAGATCCAGGCCCTTTTCCAGTCCGACTTTATTGCCAAGCAGGATTCGTCTGaccaggaagaggaggaatctTTAAATATCTCACACAGACCAGTGGACTCAGATGACTTTGCTTTTGATCAGCTGATGGGTGAGGAGAGGCCtcgggagggaggaagaggctCTGATCCGGATTCTGGCAGAACTTCAGACGGCAGAGTACAGACCACAGACACGACCTCggagacagacagcagcacCGTTTTACATCTGGGCTCTGTGTTGTCCACTGAACATGACTATCTACTGTGA